The following are from one region of the Amedibacterium intestinale genome:
- a CDS encoding MATE family efflux transporter, with product MINKRTFLTMLAKIGLPIVLQQVISLSLNMIDTFMIGSVGVSELAAVGAANKIYFIFSTICFGLYSGASIFISQYWGVKNVKQIQKVVAIEMWIGFFLSIFTVFIAFTFAPQILSLFVREASTISIGASYLRITCFTYILTAFSFLMSFNSRAIHNLKIPTIASVLAISINTVLNYGLIFGNFGFPVLGVKGAAIATLTARIVELIFIMSYVYKSKDHPLAANLSTIFHLDKQLCKRVIKTALPVAASESAWSIGTTGLFVAYGLLGTSAVAVVQVAGVINDLFQCIFFGLGNACAVMIGNELGRNNKDLAFAYGKVFIWINLAFCIVMSLLLYTSRIAISNIYQYDAQTTALLQSTIAAFALYNTPKMMSYVLICGILRSGGDTRFCMYCDVLGIWCIANPLAFLAAGVWHLSLPLVVALSFSDEIVKAIITYLRFRSKKWIHVLIHANEIPAS from the coding sequence ATGATAAATAAACGTACTTTTTTAACGATGCTGGCAAAGATTGGTTTACCCATTGTTTTACAGCAGGTCATTTCTTTAAGTTTAAATATGATTGACACTTTTATGATTGGAAGTGTTGGAGTCAGTGAACTTGCGGCAGTCGGGGCTGCCAATAAAATCTATTTTATTTTCTCTACCATATGTTTTGGTCTATACAGTGGTGCCAGCATTTTTATTTCACAATACTGGGGTGTTAAAAATGTAAAACAAATTCAAAAAGTAGTTGCGATTGAAATGTGGATTGGTTTTTTTCTTTCTATATTTACCGTTTTTATCGCCTTTACCTTTGCCCCACAGATTCTTTCTTTGTTTGTAAGAGAGGCCTCTACCATTTCAATCGGTGCTTCCTATTTGCGTATTACCTGCTTTACATACATTCTAACAGCCTTTTCTTTTTTAATGAGTTTTAATTCACGAGCAATTCACAATCTAAAGATTCCTACAATTGCCAGTGTACTTGCTATTTCCATCAATACTGTTTTGAATTATGGATTGATTTTTGGTAATTTTGGATTCCCTGTATTAGGAGTGAAAGGGGCTGCTATTGCAACTTTAACTGCTCGTATCGTAGAGCTGATCTTTATCATGAGTTATGTATACAAAAGCAAAGACCACCCTCTTGCCGCAAATCTCTCTACAATTTTTCACTTAGATAAACAATTATGTAAAAGAGTCATTAAAACTGCCTTGCCTGTTGCCGCAAGTGAAAGTGCATGGAGCATAGGCACTACTGGATTATTCGTTGCCTATGGCCTGTTAGGAACAAGTGCTGTAGCGGTTGTACAGGTTGCTGGTGTTATCAATGATTTATTTCAATGCATCTTTTTTGGACTGGGAAATGCCTGTGCTGTTATGATTGGCAATGAACTGGGAAGAAACAACAAAGATCTTGCCTTTGCTTATGGCAAAGTATTTATATGGATAAATCTAGCCTTCTGCATCGTAATGTCACTTCTTCTTTATACAAGCAGAATCGCTATTTCTAACATTTACCAATACGATGCCCAGACAACAGCTCTTTTACAATCCACGATTGCCGCATTTGCTTTATATAACACTCCAAAAATGATGTCTTATGTATTGATTTGTGGAATCCTGCGCTCTGGAGGAGATACAAGATTTTGTATGTATTGCGATGTTCTTGGTATATGGTGCATTGCTAACCCATTAGCATTTTTAGCGGCTGGTGTATGGCATCTTTCTTTGCCTCTTGTTGTAGCTCTTTCCTTTAGTGATGAAATCGTAAAAGCCATTATTACCTATTTACGTTTTCGTTCTAAAAAATGGATTCATGTACTTATCCACGCCAATGAAATTCCTGCATCCTAA
- a CDS encoding peptide ABC transporter substrate-binding protein, producing the protein MKKLFSLLACTMMAISLTGCGSSGSSSKNVFNFASELDIISLDSTKANDGMSFNAIHAFTDGLMGRDKDGNTSNALAESYEVSDDGLTYTFKLKDAKWSNGDPVTANDFVYSWRKIIQEAGNYAYMLGTDGAGVKNADKLMADQEAGKTLDDKAMETLGITAKDDKTLVIELENPCPFFLDLMTFPCYYPQNEKFVEEQGKNYATSAETTLSNGAYKLTAWEKGSKATFEKNNDYYNADAVKLEELNMLLVQDPKTAAMNFDSKANDYCTINSELVDKYKTTENFKQIPEGYLFYLQINFKNEDLANANIRKALSYAINRQDFTDNVLKDGSLPAAGFVPTKLSTGPDGKDFRETADKYTDYNLEEAQKYFDAGLKELGKDSIDLRLLYGTDESPMDTMAEYLQNAFSKLNGLNIEMVATTKNDRIYTKQRNGEFDVSLTRWGPDFSDPITYLNLLLTGNTNNYGKYSSAAFDQAMDNAKKSASNPEKRWDYLIEAEKIAMEDYAFIPVFEKGSAVLQSQKVKNLIQKPVGVPYDFTYVEIAE; encoded by the coding sequence ATGAAAAAATTATTTTCTCTACTCGCCTGTACCATGATGGCGATATCTCTGACAGGATGTGGTTCTAGTGGATCTTCATCTAAAAATGTATTTAATTTTGCAAGTGAACTGGATATCATCTCCCTAGATTCAACAAAAGCAAATGATGGAATGTCTTTCAATGCCATCCACGCCTTTACGGATGGTTTAATGGGAAGAGATAAAGACGGTAATACCTCAAATGCATTGGCTGAATCTTATGAAGTAAGTGACGATGGTTTGACATATACTTTTAAATTAAAAGATGCGAAATGGTCCAATGGGGATCCAGTTACTGCCAATGATTTTGTATATTCATGGAGAAAAATCATTCAGGAAGCTGGAAACTATGCCTATATGCTTGGTACAGATGGTGCCGGTGTTAAAAATGCAGATAAGCTGATGGCAGATCAGGAAGCTGGAAAAACTTTGGATGATAAAGCAATGGAAACTTTAGGAATTACAGCCAAGGATGATAAAACCTTAGTCATTGAACTGGAAAATCCATGTCCATTCTTCCTTGATTTAATGACATTCCCATGTTACTATCCACAAAATGAAAAATTCGTAGAAGAACAGGGGAAAAACTATGCTACTTCTGCAGAAACAACACTTTCCAATGGTGCCTATAAATTAACAGCATGGGAAAAAGGAAGCAAAGCTACTTTTGAAAAAAATAACGATTACTATAATGCCGATGCTGTAAAACTGGAAGAATTAAATATGCTTTTAGTACAAGATCCAAAAACTGCAGCCATGAACTTTGACAGCAAAGCAAATGATTATTGTACTATCAACTCTGAACTTGTAGATAAATACAAAACAACAGAAAACTTCAAACAAATCCCAGAAGGTTATCTGTTCTATTTACAAATAAATTTCAAAAATGAAGACTTAGCAAACGCAAACATTCGTAAAGCTTTATCTTATGCAATCAATCGTCAGGACTTTACGGATAATGTATTAAAAGATGGTTCCTTACCTGCAGCAGGATTTGTCCCTACAAAATTATCTACTGGTCCAGATGGAAAAGACTTTAGAGAAACGGCAGATAAATATACAGATTACAACTTAGAAGAAGCACAGAAATATTTTGATGCAGGATTAAAAGAATTAGGAAAAGACAGTATTGATCTTCGTCTATTGTATGGAACTGATGAATCTCCAATGGATACCATGGCAGAATATTTACAAAATGCTTTTAGTAAGTTAAATGGATTAAACATCGAAATGGTTGCGACTACGAAAAATGATCGTATCTATACAAAACAAAGAAATGGTGAATTTGATGTATCCTTAACTCGCTGGGGACCTGATTTCTCTGATCCTATCACATATTTAAACTTATTATTAACAGGAAATACCAACAACTATGGAAAATACAGCAGTGCAGCCTTTGATCAGGCAATGGACAATGCGAAAAAATCCGCTTCTAATCCTGAAAAACGCTGGGATTATCTGATAGAAGCAGAAAAAATCGCAATGGAAGATTATGCATTCATTCCTGTATTTGAAAAAGGATCCGCTGTACTACAAAGCCAAAAAGTTAAAAACTTAATTCAAAAACCTGTTGGTGTACCTTATGATTTCACATACGTAGAAATCGCTGAATAA
- a CDS encoding ABC transporter permease, which yields MDKSMLKYIARRLLISAVTLFVILVVLFALTKLLPGSPINNEKLTDAQRAVIEAKYGLDKPILVQFWNYLTNMLHGDFGVSYTMYKDMEVAGLVFDAAKISFMLGILACIFGAVVGMALGVFAALHRNTIWDSISTIISVLGVSIPSFVFALLILMLFGVKLHWLPTIYNSSQMLYSSILPVLALSMSVIANVARFTRTEMIGVLGSEYMTLAKAKGLDRKTLIFRHALRNALIPVITILGPILVNLMTGTMVVEQICGVPGLGKLLINSIHTNDVNIILACSFLYAALYIIMMLIIDVAYGIIDPRIRLGKGD from the coding sequence ATGGACAAATCTATGTTGAAATATATTGCCAGAAGATTGCTGATTTCTGCAGTTACTTTATTTGTCATATTGGTAGTTTTGTTTGCTTTGACAAAACTGCTTCCAGGCTCTCCCATCAACAACGAGAAACTTACGGATGCACAACGTGCTGTTATTGAAGCAAAATATGGTTTAGATAAGCCAATTTTAGTACAATTTTGGAATTATTTAACAAACATGCTGCATGGTGATTTTGGCGTTTCCTATACGATGTATAAAGATATGGAAGTTGCAGGTTTAGTTTTTGATGCCGCCAAAATTTCTTTCATGCTTGGTATTCTGGCATGTATTTTTGGTGCTGTTGTAGGTATGGCATTAGGTGTATTTGCTGCCTTGCATCGAAATACCATTTGGGACAGTATCTCCACAATCATCTCTGTTCTTGGAGTATCCATTCCATCATTTGTATTTGCCCTGCTTATTTTAATGCTTTTTGGAGTAAAACTGCATTGGCTTCCAACCATTTATAACAGTTCTCAAATGTTATATTCATCTATTTTGCCTGTCTTGGCATTATCCATGAGCGTCATTGCCAATGTGGCAAGATTTACCAGAACCGAAATGATCGGTGTTCTTGGAAGTGAATATATGACACTGGCAAAGGCAAAAGGATTAGATAGAAAAACACTGATTTTTCGACATGCACTTCGTAATGCCTTAATTCCTGTAATTACCATTTTAGGACCTATTTTAGTTAATCTAATGACAGGAACCATGGTCGTTGAACAAATATGCGGGGTTCCAGGACTTGGAAAACTGTTAATCAACAGTATTCACACCAATGATGTAAATATCATTCTGGCATGTTCATTCCTATATGCTGCACTGTATATTATCATGATGCTGATCATCGATGTTGCTTATGGGATCATCGATCCAAGAATTCGTTTAGGAAAGGGGGATTAG
- a CDS encoding ABC transporter permease, protein MEDKTFLEDDFTFVSQDHEVILKDEVLPEKPFWKDILKRFCENKGAVIGGIFILLITILAFVVPMLSSWGFDDINTSIANHTPDSTNWFGTDNYGRDLFIRVWKGARISLFIAFAAMVIDVCIGIIYGLVSGYFGGKVDVIMQRIQEIINSIPTLVVLIILLTIMKASLFTIILALTFTEWIGMARITRAQVLKIKEEEFVLASRTMGAGSFFIICKEILPNIFGQLIIMFMMNIPNAIFYEAYLAFIGLGLPRPEASLGTLINDGFDLFLIYPHMMLIPAAILAILMLSFNLFGDGIRDAFDPTMKER, encoded by the coding sequence ATGGAAGACAAGACTTTTTTAGAAGATGATTTTACCTTTGTATCACAAGATCATGAAGTTATATTAAAAGATGAAGTTCTTCCAGAAAAGCCTTTCTGGAAAGATATTTTAAAACGTTTCTGTGAAAATAAAGGAGCCGTCATTGGAGGAATTTTTATTCTTCTTATTACTATCCTAGCTTTTGTTGTACCAATGCTATCTTCCTGGGGATTTGATGATATCAATACTTCCATTGCCAATCATACACCAGATAGCACCAACTGGTTTGGTACCGATAATTATGGACGAGATTTATTCATTCGTGTTTGGAAAGGTGCTCGTATATCCTTATTTATTGCCTTTGCGGCGATGGTTATTGATGTATGTATCGGTATTATCTATGGTCTGGTTAGTGGATATTTTGGTGGTAAAGTAGATGTCATCATGCAAAGAATCCAGGAAATCATTAATTCTATTCCAACTCTTGTTGTACTGATTATTTTATTAACGATCATGAAAGCATCTTTATTTACTATCATTCTTGCCTTAACATTCACCGAATGGATTGGTATGGCACGTATTACCAGAGCACAGGTATTAAAGATAAAAGAAGAAGAATTTGTACTGGCATCCAGAACGATGGGTGCAGGAAGTTTTTTTATCATCTGTAAAGAAATTCTCCCCAATATTTTTGGACAATTGATCATTATGTTTATGATGAATATTCCAAATGCTATTTTCTATGAAGCATACCTGGCATTTATTGGATTAGGCTTACCTAGACCAGAAGCTTCTTTAGGAACTTTAATCAATGATGGATTTGATTTATTCCTTATATATCCGCACATGATGCTGATTCCAGCTGCTATTTTAGCTATTTTGATGTTAAGCTTTAACTTGTTTGGAGATGGAATCCGTGATGCCTTTGACCCTACGATGAAGGAGAGATAA
- a CDS encoding ABC transporter ATP-binding protein — protein sequence MKERQRILKIRNLNISFKTDSGKVSAIRGVNLDLYKGETIAIVGESGSGKSVTTKAIMGILSKNGTIDSGSIEYTWEDEQTKELHSVDLLQLKEAQMQKEIRGRKIAMVFQDPMTSLNPTMTIGKQIMEPMMYHYGKTKQEAYAQAVELLELVGITDAKKRMKNYPHQLSGGMRQRIVIAIALSCDPYVLICDEPTTALDVTIQAKILELIQEIQKKKNLSVIYITHDLGVVAKVADFVNVMYAGKIIETGTIDEIFYDPRHPYTWGLLSAMSDLDTDDDELYTIPGTPPNLTQRIEGDAFAPRNKYALKIDFRKEPPMFDVPGSSSHKVASWLMHENAPHVEMPAALRKRLEKMRKGGM from the coding sequence ATGAAAGAAAGACAACGTATCCTAAAAATCAGAAACCTGAATATATCCTTTAAGACCGATAGTGGTAAAGTGAGTGCTATTCGTGGTGTAAATCTAGACTTGTATAAAGGAGAAACCATTGCCATCGTGGGAGAATCTGGAAGTGGAAAATCCGTCACAACAAAAGCCATCATGGGAATCCTTTCAAAAAATGGAACGATTGACAGTGGTTCCATTGAATATACATGGGAAGATGAACAAACCAAAGAACTTCATAGTGTAGATTTATTACAATTAAAAGAAGCACAAATGCAAAAAGAAATTCGTGGAAGAAAGATTGCAATGGTATTCCAGGATCCTATGACTTCCCTAAATCCTACCATGACCATTGGAAAACAAATCATGGAACCTATGATGTATCATTATGGAAAAACAAAACAAGAAGCCTATGCACAGGCAGTGGAATTGCTGGAACTTGTAGGTATCACAGATGCAAAAAAACGTATGAAAAACTATCCGCATCAATTATCCGGTGGTATGCGACAAAGAATTGTTATTGCGATTGCCTTATCTTGTGATCCTTATGTATTGATATGTGATGAACCAACAACAGCACTGGATGTTACCATTCAGGCAAAAATCTTAGAATTGATTCAAGAGATTCAAAAGAAAAAGAACTTATCCGTTATTTATATAACACATGATCTTGGAGTTGTCGCAAAGGTTGCGGACTTTGTCAATGTCATGTATGCTGGAAAAATTATTGAAACAGGTACGATTGATGAAATCTTCTATGATCCTCGACATCCCTATACATGGGGATTATTAAGTGCTATGTCAGATTTGGATACCGATGATGATGAGCTGTATACCATTCCAGGAACTCCTCCAAACCTTACACAGCGTATTGAAGGAGATGCATTTGCCCCTAGAAACAAATATGCATTAAAAATAGATTTTCGAAAAGAACCCCCTATGTTTGATGTACCTGGTTCTTCATCCCATAAAGTTGCCAGCTGGCTGATGCATGAAAATGCACCTCATGTAGAAATGCCTGCAGCATTAAGGAAACGATTGGAAAAGATGCGAAAAGGAGGTATGTAA
- a CDS encoding ABC transporter ATP-binding protein, with amino-acid sequence METKQPILEVKNLKQYFKVNRKFTVKAVDDISFCIYPKETYGLVGESGSGKSTTGRSIIRLYQPTDGEIYFNGKNISKKMDKETEKMLHTKMQMIFQDPMACLNPRRKVMDIIAEGLDIHHDYKTQEERKEKVYEMLEMVGLSKEHANRYPHQFSGGQRQRIGIARALIMHPDLVIADEAISALDVSIQAQVVNLMKQIQKKTETAILFIAHDLSMVKYISDRIGVLHLGHLVETGTTEEIFSHPIHPYTKSLLSAIPSPNPAVERHRTSIHYDYEASGIDYTAGTQHLVEGSHYVLCTDEEFKTWTK; translated from the coding sequence ATGGAAACAAAACAACCCATTTTAGAAGTAAAGAACTTAAAACAATATTTTAAGGTAAATCGTAAATTTACAGTAAAAGCTGTTGATGACATTTCTTTTTGCATCTATCCAAAAGAAACCTATGGACTTGTAGGAGAATCTGGAAGTGGAAAATCAACGACTGGAAGAAGCATCATACGTCTGTATCAGCCTACCGACGGTGAAATCTATTTTAATGGAAAAAATATATCAAAAAAAATGGATAAAGAAACAGAAAAAATGCTGCATACAAAAATGCAGATGATTTTTCAAGATCCAATGGCTTGTTTGAATCCTAGAAGAAAGGTCATGGATATTATTGCGGAAGGTTTAGATATTCATCATGACTATAAAACACAAGAAGAAAGAAAGGAAAAAGTGTATGAGATGCTGGAAATGGTTGGCTTATCTAAGGAACATGCCAATCGTTATCCACATCAGTTCTCTGGTGGACAGAGGCAGCGTATCGGTATTGCACGAGCATTAATTATGCATCCTGATTTGGTCATTGCAGACGAAGCTATCAGTGCGTTGGATGTGTCCATTCAGGCACAAGTCGTCAATCTAATGAAACAGATACAGAAAAAAACAGAAACAGCCATTTTGTTTATCGCCCATGATTTGAGCATGGTAAAATACATCTCCGATCGTATTGGCGTACTGCATCTGGGTCATCTGGTAGAAACAGGAACAACAGAAGAAATTTTTTCCCATCCTATTCATCCTTATACAAAAAGTCTTCTAAGTGCTATTCCAAGCCCAAACCCAGCTGTAGAAAGACATCGTACCTCTATCCATTATGACTATGAAGCAAGCGGTATTGATTATACAGCAGGAACACAGCACCTGGTGGAAGGCAGCCACTATGTGTTATGTACAGATGAAGAATTTAAAACCTGGACGAAATAG
- a CDS encoding HD domain-containing protein, translating into MKKTEERKVLRDPIHGYIHVDLQVIWDCINAKEMQRLKRIHQLGGDYQVYHTAEHSRFAHSLGVYEIVRRMVNEVQALHDTLSEYEKTTVMLAGLLHDIGHGPFSHAFENISQLRHEEYTVKIIMEESSEVHQILENCHPHLSEDVASIIQYRHPKECLNQMVSGQLDADRMDYLLRDAYFTGTNYGKFDLERILRTIRVKDGKIVVKESGIHSVEDYIMARYHMYWQVYLHPVARSYEILLTSIFKRMKELYRKHPDFGKEVSMFVPFLKEEAASIQDLFLLDEGAALYGFSCLRNSEDEILKDLSRRILDRKLFEYETIHDEKEIEDIRKRVQDMGYDPSYYVHRDIVFQKPYAPYSGKNTAHAVWVLKEDGSISELEEASEIVHALTKADLKEEQKVYYPKEKL; encoded by the coding sequence ATGAAGAAAACAGAGGAAAGAAAGGTATTACGTGATCCTATTCACGGGTATATCCATGTGGATTTACAGGTTATATGGGATTGTATCAATGCGAAAGAAATGCAGCGTTTAAAAAGAATTCATCAGCTGGGTGGAGATTATCAAGTCTATCATACAGCGGAACATAGTCGTTTTGCACATTCTTTAGGTGTATATGAAATCGTACGTCGTATGGTAAATGAGGTTCAGGCATTACATGATACTTTAAGTGAATATGAAAAAACAACTGTTATGCTGGCAGGATTGTTACATGATATTGGACATGGTCCATTTTCTCATGCTTTTGAAAATATTTCACAACTTCGTCATGAGGAATATACAGTAAAGATTATTATGGAAGAATCTAGTGAGGTTCATCAGATACTGGAAAATTGTCATCCCCATTTAAGTGAAGATGTCGCAAGTATCATACAATATCGCCATCCAAAAGAATGTTTAAATCAAATGGTAAGTGGACAGCTGGATGCCGATCGTATGGATTATTTATTGCGAGATGCTTATTTTACTGGAACGAATTATGGAAAATTTGATTTAGAGAGAATTCTTCGTACGATACGTGTAAAAGATGGAAAAATCGTAGTAAAAGAAAGTGGAATTCATAGTGTAGAAGATTACATTATGGCTCGTTATCATATGTATTGGCAAGTATATCTTCATCCAGTTGCCAGAAGTTATGAAATCCTGCTTACATCTATTTTTAAAAGAATGAAAGAATTATATAGAAAACATCCAGATTTTGGAAAAGAAGTTTCGATGTTTGTACCTTTCTTAAAAGAAGAAGCAGCAAGTATTCAGGATTTATTCTTATTGGATGAGGGTGCTGCTTTGTATGGTTTTTCCTGTTTAAGAAATAGTGAAGATGAGATTTTAAAAGATTTAAGCAGACGTATTTTAGATCGTAAACTGTTTGAATATGAAACGATTCATGATGAAAAGGAAATTGAAGACATTAGAAAAAGAGTACAGGATATGGGATATGATCCATCCTATTATGTGCATCGAGATATAGTATTCCAAAAACCATATGCTCCATATTCTGGAAAGAATACTGCTCATGCGGTATGGGTATTAAAAGAAGATGGAAGTATTTCAGAATTAGAAGAAGCAAGTGAAATCGTACATGCTTTGACAAAAGCAGATTTAAAAGAAGAACAGAAGGTATATTATCCAAAGGAAAAGTTATAA
- a CDS encoding (deoxy)nucleoside triphosphate pyrophosphohydrolase, whose protein sequence is MKTIDIVCGVIKTEKGYLIGQRKSNVHDGVWEFPGGKVENQETKEEALIREFKEELGIEIKVLGALCSIHDVREDCILHVCAYVCKWVKGDIHLHAHHKLCFVEAKDLYQYAFEEADKDILDAVNALERGKEYEENRGKKGIT, encoded by the coding sequence ATGAAAACCATAGATATTGTATGTGGAGTTATTAAAACAGAAAAAGGATATTTAATTGGACAAAGAAAAAGCAATGTTCATGATGGAGTGTGGGAGTTTCCAGGTGGGAAAGTAGAAAATCAGGAAACAAAAGAAGAGGCATTGATTCGTGAATTTAAAGAAGAATTAGGTATTGAAATAAAAGTATTGGGTGCATTATGCAGCATTCACGATGTAAGAGAAGATTGTATATTACATGTGTGTGCGTATGTATGCAAATGGGTAAAAGGTGACATTCATTTACATGCACATCATAAACTATGCTTTGTAGAAGCGAAAGATTTGTATCAATATGCGTTTGAAGAAGCAGATAAAGATATATTAGATGCAGTAAATGCATTGGAAAGGGGAAAGGAGTATGAAGAAAACAGAGGAAAGAAAGGTATTACGTGA
- a CDS encoding Gfo/Idh/MocA family protein produces the protein MKVATIGTGFIVDWFLNAVKQNEGISCVAMYSRNVEHAKNLKEKYEVEKVYTDLDEMLNDSEIDCVYVASPNSLHFEQSLKALKAGKHVICEKPFTSTLEEFDILSNYAREHSLFLFEAIVTAHMPNYLKIKEQISRLGTIRMVQCNFSQYSSRYDKFLNGETPNVFSPAFSGGALADINIYNLHFVIGLFGKPLNVHYYPNKHENGIDTSGVAILEYPTFKAVCVGCKDTRSKCISQIQGEKGYITLESETSKCSKFSVNIQNTSEDLSVEQNDDALYYETKEFVRIYNANDLETCYRKLEYSRVVMETYETLRKDGGIIFSADAIKRI, from the coding sequence ATGAAAGTCGCAACCATTGGTACAGGATTTATCGTTGACTGGTTTTTAAATGCTGTAAAACAAAATGAAGGAATTTCTTGTGTTGCCATGTATTCAAGAAATGTAGAACACGCCAAAAATTTAAAAGAAAAATATGAAGTGGAAAAAGTATATACAGACCTGGATGAAATGTTGAATGATTCAGAAATTGACTGTGTATATGTTGCGTCTCCAAACAGTTTACATTTCGAACAATCTTTAAAAGCTTTGAAAGCAGGAAAACATGTTATTTGTGAAAAACCATTTACATCTACTTTAGAAGAATTTGATATATTATCAAACTATGCAAGAGAACATTCTTTATTCCTTTTTGAAGCAATTGTAACTGCACATATGCCAAATTATTTAAAAATCAAAGAACAGATTTCTCGTTTAGGTACCATACGTATGGTACAATGCAATTTCTCACAATATTCCAGCCGCTATGATAAATTTTTAAACGGTGAAACACCAAATGTTTTCTCACCAGCTTTTTCTGGAGGAGCTTTGGCAGATATTAATATTTATAATCTTCACTTTGTCATTGGCTTATTTGGAAAACCTCTAAATGTACACTATTATCCTAATAAACATGAAAATGGTATTGATACAAGTGGAGTTGCTATTTTAGAATATCCAACTTTTAAAGCTGTCTGTGTGGGATGTAAAGATACAAGAAGCAAATGCATCTCTCAGATTCAAGGAGAAAAAGGATATATTACTTTAGAATCAGAAACAAGCAAATGTTCAAAATTCAGTGTAAACATTCAAAATACAAGTGAAGATTTAAGTGTTGAACAAAATGATGACGCATTATATTATGAAACAAAAGAATTTGTACGTATATATAATGCAAATGATTTAGAAACTTGTTATAGAAAACTGGAATATTCCAGAGTAGTTATGGAAACTTATGAAACTTTACGAAAAGATGGTGGAATTATCTTTTCTGCAGATGCGATAAAAAGAATATAA
- a CDS encoding Rpn family recombination-promoting nuclease/putative transposase — protein MSNLDILSRDFWKDNKRFADLFNTVLYDGKQVILPEKLMEADSNLSGSIQTKKKEDVFVERRADLIRKFAGDSEYAIFLLENQSHIHYGMPLRVMMYDALGYREECAKKKRENKKNAVYANRDEFLSGMRKEERIHPVFTLVVYYGEKPWDGPRRLKDMMVDMPNWMEKSFSDYSMNLLEIRSSEHAFQNEDVSRLVYMIQHIYRKQIEEMKKECADVYVKKDVIKLAGVITENEEIIKYAEEHKEEEVLNMCEATKQWEEEIGRRNTNNIINMMGVRKEGEESLAPEEAIERLKTEGEAKGKAKGILEGRENEKIEIAEKMKAEGFDNALIEKLTGILLH, from the coding sequence ATGTCAAATCTGGATATTTTATCCAGAGATTTCTGGAAGGACAACAAACGTTTTGCGGATTTATTCAACACGGTCTTATACGATGGGAAACAGGTCATTCTTCCTGAAAAACTGATGGAGGCAGACAGCAATCTGTCAGGAAGCATTCAGACAAAAAAGAAGGAAGATGTCTTTGTTGAAAGAAGGGCAGATCTAATTAGAAAGTTTGCAGGGGACAGTGAATATGCCATCTTCCTGCTGGAAAACCAAAGCCATATCCACTATGGGATGCCTTTGCGGGTAATGATGTACGATGCCTTAGGGTATCGTGAAGAATGTGCAAAGAAGAAAAGAGAAAACAAAAAGAATGCAGTTTATGCAAACAGGGATGAATTCCTGTCAGGGATGCGAAAAGAAGAAAGGATCCATCCTGTATTTACCCTGGTGGTGTATTATGGAGAAAAGCCATGGGATGGACCAAGAAGGCTGAAGGATATGATGGTGGATATGCCAAACTGGATGGAGAAAAGCTTCAGCGACTATTCAATGAACCTGCTGGAAATACGGTCAAGTGAACATGCATTTCAAAACGAGGATGTAAGCAGGCTTGTTTATATGATCCAGCACATCTACAGAAAACAGATAGAAGAAATGAAAAAAGAATGTGCAGATGTGTATGTAAAAAAAGATGTCATAAAGCTGGCAGGAGTTATAACAGAAAATGAAGAAATCATAAAGTATGCGGAAGAACACAAAGAAGAGGAGGTACTAAATATGTGTGAAGCAACGAAACAGTGGGAAGAGGAAATTGGAAGAAGAAACACAAACAATATCATCAACATGATGGGAGTAAGGAAAGAAGGAGAAGAAAGCCTTGCACCTGAAGAAGCAATTGAAAGATTAAAAACAGAAGGAGAAGCAAAAGGAAAAGCTAAAGGTATTCTTGAAGGAAGGGAAAATGAAAAAATAGAAATAGCAGAGAAAATGAAGGCAGAAGGATTTGACAATGCTCTGATTGAAAAACTAACAGGAATCCTTCTACATTAG